The genome window TCGGACAAAAATGCGTGTAAAATAAAGAAGTTAGAGCGCTTTGAGTGACACCGGTTTCACGAAATGCGCTCCAACCTGCATGTCGGACGTCTCCTCTCGCAAGGTGGCGCTCAATAGCAGCCCCGTTCTGGCACATTGCGAGGCCGTTGAGCAGCGGCCGTCCACCCCATCATGGCCGGGCTTGACAAGCCTGCCCTCGGGATCGGCAAAGCTTGTCCCCGGGATCGGCAAAGCGAGACCCGGGGGGCGATGCCCGGGGGGCTCAAGAATGCTCTAGCCGTGCAGCTGGTGGTATTTCTCCATAAGCTGCTCCTTGGTCTCCGGCCAGTCCGGGTCGGGCTCGATGCAGGTCGCGGGGCAGACCAGGACGCATTGCGGCTCGTCCTCGGCACCGACGCATTCGGTGCATTTCATCGGATCGATCTTGTAGATCGGGTCGCCGACCGAAATCGCCTTGTTCGGGCACACCGGCTCGCAGGCGTCGCAGGCGGTGCAGGTTTCCAAAATCTTCAATGCCATAAGAAGCTTCCTTCTTATCTTCCGCCGATGGTCACGAGGCGATCGGCAGCGCGTCGATCTGCTTCAGCTTCTCATAACGGTAGGCGCCCCACAGCGCCCCGCCGATGACGCCGGCATAGATCGAATCCTCGTGGGTGACCACCGGCATCGACATGTTCTGCGCACGAAGATCCTCCTCAAGCGCGGCGACGAGGCCGGCGTCGCCGGCGAGCCCGCCGGTGACCATGATCGTGCCGTCGGCCCCTATTGCCTTGAGAAGCCGCGACAGACGGCCGGCCATCGACAGATGGATGCCCTTCAGGATGTTCGGCGCGGTAATCTCGCGTGATACCATGTTGATGACGTCGGTTTCGGCCAGCACCGCGCAAATGCTCGAGACCTTCTCCGGATCGTCGGCCTGTTTCGACAGCTCACCGATCTCATCCTGGGCTATGCCGAGATAGCGTCCGATATTCTCCAGGAATTGGCCCGAACCCGAAGCGCACTGGCTGGTCATCTTGTAGGTCAGAACCTTGCCGCGTTCGTCGATCTTGATGGCGCGGCCGTTGAGCGCTCCGACATCGAGCACCGCGCGCGCCTCGGGATGCAGATAGATGGCGCCGCGCGCATGGGTCGTCATGGTGTAGAAGTGACCGGTGCGGTACGGGATCGTCTCGCCGTCGCCGGTGGTCGCCACATATTGGACGGCCTCTTCCTTGAGGCCCGCCTTTTCGAGGCAGGTGTCAAACGCCAACCGCGCGAGTTGGAACGGATCGCGCTGGCGGACGCGGTGCAGATCCTTGGCAAGCCACTTGGTCTCTTCGCCGGTGACCTCGAACAGAGCCGCCTTGACCGCGCCCGAACCGATATCGATGCCTGCTGTAATGGTCATGAGCTTGGTCTCCTTCAGGCGTTGCCCTCGACCGCGCGGTAGGCGAAGGTCGCCGCCCCCAGCGCGCCGGTATAGATGGAATCCGGATTGATGTTCATGGTCACGTCGCCGTAATTCTCCTTGACCAGCTTTGCCAGCTCCTTCACCGCCGCCCCGTTCTTGGCGACGCCGCCGGTAAAGGTGAACTGGTCGCGGATGCCGCCCGAGCGCGACAGGATGGACATGGCGCGCAGCACGATGGCCCGGTGCAGGCCGGCGAGGATGTCCTCGCGCGCTTCGCCCAGCGCCAGCCGGTCGCGCAATTCCGCGCCGGCGAACACGGTGCAGGTGGAGTTGATCCGCGCCGTGCGTTTGGCCTTCAACGCCATCGGCCCCAACTCGTGCAGGCCGATGTTCATCTCGTCGGCGATATAGCCGAGATAGCGTCCGCAGCCGGCCGCACAGCGGTCGTTCATCTGGAAATTCTCGACGATTCCGGCGGAGTCCACCTGGATGCCCTTGGTGTCCTGGCCGCCAATATCGAGGACGGTACGCGTTTGCGGATACATCAAATGCGCGCCGAGGCCGTGGCACAGGATCTCGGAGCGGATATGCTCCTTGGAGAAGGGCAGGGTCACGCGGCCATAGCCGGTACCTACCAGATAGGTCTCCTCCACTTCCACGTCGAGCGCGTCCTTGACGGCCTCGCGGACCACCTCCTTATCGACGCCGAGCCCGCCCATGTGGTCGAGCACCCGGTCGAGCGCGCGCATGAACTGGTCGCTGATTTGCACCTCCGGGGTCCGGTTCTCCACCTCGATGATCGACTTGTCGTAAACGTTCAGCAGCGTGTCGTAGGCCATGCCGGCTTCCTTGGCCCTCGTGTTGGCGTGCGACATGAAAAGCGATCCGGCGATGTCGCGGAAGAAGTCCGACTTGCGTGGCGCGCCGGGCTCAAACAGCGCCGGTGCATCCTCACGCGCCCCTTTGAAGACTTCCGAGATGACCTCGATGACGGCCTTTTCCATTCCGGCGAACCGGTCGCCGGCGACATTGCGGATGCAGGTCCGTTCGAGATCGTCCAACTGCCCCAGAAACTGCTCGAGCCGGAAGGCGAGCTCGAGTCGCGTCAGGAATTCTTCAAGCTTGTTGCCCAGCTGCGGCACACGGGTCTTCAAATTGCGCCAGGACAGGGTGAGCCGCGTGCCGATCATCGCCTCCAGCTTGGCGACATTGACCGCGGTGGCAT of Hyphomicrobiales bacterium contains these proteins:
- a CDS encoding YfhL family 4Fe-4S dicluster ferredoxin, with product MALKILETCTACDACEPVCPNKAISVGDPIYKIDPMKCTECVGAEDEPQCVLVCPATCIEPDPDWPETKEQLMEKYHQLHG
- the bcrD gene encoding benzoyl-CoA reductase subunit D is translated as MTITAGIDIGSGAVKAALFEVTGEETKWLAKDLHRVRQRDPFQLARLAFDTCLEKAGLKEEAVQYVATTGDGETIPYRTGHFYTMTTHARGAIYLHPEARAVLDVGALNGRAIKIDERGKVLTYKMTSQCASGSGQFLENIGRYLGIAQDEIGELSKQADDPEKVSSICAVLAETDVINMVSREITAPNILKGIHLSMAGRLSRLLKAIGADGTIMVTGGLAGDAGLVAALEEDLRAQNMSMPVVTHEDSIYAGVIGGALWGAYRYEKLKQIDALPIAS
- the bcrA gene encoding benzoyl-CoA reductase subunit A — its product is MRSFIGVDLGSTTTKAVLMDENMEILGRGITNSRSNYATAVNVAKLEAMIGTRLTLSWRNLKTRVPQLGNKLEEFLTRLELAFRLEQFLGQLDDLERTCIRNVAGDRFAGMEKAVIEVISEVFKGAREDAPALFEPGAPRKSDFFRDIAGSLFMSHANTRAKEAGMAYDTLLNVYDKSIIEVENRTPEVQISDQFMRALDRVLDHMGGLGVDKEVVREAVKDALDVEVEETYLVGTGYGRVTLPFSKEHIRSEILCHGLGAHLMYPQTRTVLDIGGQDTKGIQVDSAGIVENFQMNDRCAAGCGRYLGYIADEMNIGLHELGPMALKAKRTARINSTCTVFAGAELRDRLALGEAREDILAGLHRAIVLRAMSILSRSGGIRDQFTFTGGVAKNGAAVKELAKLVKENYGDVTMNINPDSIYTGALGAATFAYRAVEGNA